A DNA window from Flavobacterium sp. contains the following coding sequences:
- a CDS encoding CDP-alcohol phosphatidyltransferase family protein, producing the protein MNIKKHIPNLITLINLFCGCIAIVFVSKADYEMAFYMVCLGIFFDFFDGFFARLFKVSSPLGLQLDSLADMVTSGVAPGYVMYTLFNNSAHELGTNPFIPFLGFIVTLGSCYRLANFNIDTRQTDSFIGLPTPANSLFMMSLPLVLKFSDSLVLLEILTNQWVLLVITLCSAYIMNAEIPLFSLKFKKFNLKDNALQIVFLTISFVLLLLFHFGAIPLIITFYVLLSIINNLFLKKK; encoded by the coding sequence ATGAATATCAAAAAACACATTCCGAATTTAATTACTTTAATAAACCTTTTTTGCGGCTGTATTGCAATAGTTTTTGTTTCGAAAGCCGATTATGAAATGGCTTTTTACATGGTTTGCCTTGGAATCTTTTTTGATTTTTTTGATGGTTTCTTTGCCAGATTATTCAAAGTTTCAAGTCCGCTTGGTTTACAGCTGGATTCATTGGCAGATATGGTTACGAGCGGAGTTGCGCCAGGTTATGTAATGTATACCTTGTTTAACAATAGTGCTCACGAATTAGGAACAAATCCTTTTATTCCTTTTTTAGGATTTATCGTAACTTTAGGTTCTTGCTACAGACTGGCTAACTTTAATATAGATACTCGCCAGACAGATTCATTCATTGGTTTGCCAACTCCGGCAAATTCACTTTTCATGATGAGTCTTCCATTGGTTCTGAAGTTCTCAGATTCATTGGTGTTACTTGAAATCTTAACAAATCAATGGGTTTTATTAGTAATTACGTTATGTAGTGCTTATATCATGAATGCCGAAATTCCTTTGTTTTCTTTAAAATTTAAGAAGTTTAATTTAAAGGATAATGCGTTACAAATTGTGTTTTTGACAATTTCATTCGTTTTACTTTTATTGTTTCATTTTGGCGCAATTCCTTTAATTATCACTTTTTATGTGTTGTTGTCAATCATAAATAATTTATTTCTGAAGAAAAAGTAG